A window of Komagataeibacter medellinensis NBRC 3288 contains these coding sequences:
- a CDS encoding DUF6878 family protein, with the protein MAARLDPSRNPMEIIMPENNEISPIDYALRWQRHEAAQRQASAQNRRIVFKTLSLRAVTDVRVSFNGEGDSGQIEDIAVTPEARADVLDAEITMITTSWPNSEGAPERRPLRDALENVCYDALSQTHGGWENNDGAYGDIVFDVDQRTVTLEFNERYMSTEYYEHRWTEEADYGA; encoded by the coding sequence ATGGCCGCACGTCTCGATCCATCACGTAATCCTATGGAGATTATCATGCCGGAAAATAACGAGATCAGCCCCATCGATTATGCCCTCCGCTGGCAGCGTCATGAGGCCGCGCAAAGACAGGCATCCGCGCAGAACCGCCGGATCGTTTTCAAGACGCTCTCCCTTCGTGCCGTTACTGACGTCAGAGTTTCCTTCAACGGAGAAGGGGACAGCGGCCAGATCGAAGACATTGCCGTTACCCCGGAAGCCAGGGCTGACGTGCTCGATGCGGAAATCACCATGATAACGACGTCTTGGCCGAACAGCGAGGGGGCGCCAGAGCGCCGACCGCTGCGTGATGCTCTGGAAAACGTGTGCTACGATGCGCTCTCGCAGACTCATGGTGGCTGGGAAAACAACGATGGCGCCTATGGCGATATCGTGTTCGATGTGGATCAGCGGACTGTCACGCTCGAATTCAACGAACGTTATATGTCCACTGAGTATTACGAACATCGTTGGACGGAGGAAGCAGATTATGGCGCATAG
- a CDS encoding ParB/RepB/Spo0J family partition protein: protein MATAIQKISLSSSRDIPFHKLVLSQFNVRRVKSGLSIEELARDIERRGLLQSLNVRAVLDDEGIETGLFEVPAGGRRFRALELLVKQKKLNKTAPVPCVVREAGSAILAEDDSLAENVQRVALHPLDQFRTFRDMLEKGMSEEEIAAAFFVPVSVVKQRLRLVTVSENLLEVYEQDGMRLEQLMAFSISDDTARQEQVWEIIAQSHNREPYVIRRMLTEKTVRASDARARFVGLDAYVAAGGHVMRDLFEADDGGWLQDPAVLDRLVMEKLHAAAEQVRAEGWKWVETDLSFPWGHTRHLVEIDNTPVPLSEEETTRLEVLRTEQEAIEAEYAQADELPDEVDSRLGEIEQAIETLETRPAIFDPGDVVRAGAFVSLDSDGTLLIERGFAHPEDMEDESSPDTHTSAQAVEASAAHDENDDYATAGAEEPDLPDDAEDEEDVRRPIPDRLLSELTAWRTLALRDALASNPHVALTEFLHTLCLNLFRDDRSGACLEAGVRSVGLPLQSADLATSMPAHDVRARHEGWKQDLPQDEDALWVWLDRLDETSRLALLAHCLSFGVNALFEKTNPHAAVSPRTIERRLARSDRLASALRLDPVEAGWQPTVENYLGRVTKPHILDAVREARGEQAAEMIAHLKKADMAREAERLLEGTGWLPEALRAGLPDVSVQEATADEMPENVTLPEFLSAEIAAE, encoded by the coding sequence ATGGCTACCGCCATCCAGAAAATCAGCCTGAGTTCGTCCCGGGATATTCCCTTCCATAAACTGGTTCTGTCACAATTCAACGTCCGGCGTGTGAAATCGGGGCTCTCGATCGAGGAACTGGCCCGCGACATCGAACGCCGCGGGTTGCTGCAAAGCCTGAATGTCCGTGCTGTTCTTGACGACGAAGGTATCGAAACCGGCCTGTTCGAAGTTCCCGCAGGCGGCCGTCGTTTCCGCGCACTTGAGTTGCTGGTCAAACAGAAGAAACTCAACAAGACGGCACCGGTGCCCTGCGTCGTGCGCGAGGCCGGATCAGCCATTCTCGCCGAGGACGACTCTCTGGCCGAAAACGTCCAGCGCGTGGCCCTGCATCCGCTGGACCAGTTCCGGACGTTCCGCGACATGCTGGAAAAAGGCATGTCCGAAGAGGAAATCGCAGCCGCGTTCTTCGTTCCGGTCTCCGTCGTCAAACAGCGTCTGCGCCTGGTGACGGTCTCTGAAAACCTGCTTGAGGTTTATGAGCAGGACGGCATGCGGCTGGAGCAGCTGATGGCCTTTTCCATCAGCGACGATACCGCCCGTCAGGAGCAGGTCTGGGAGATCATTGCCCAGAGCCATAACCGCGAGCCCTATGTCATCCGACGCATGCTGACCGAGAAGACCGTGCGGGCGTCGGACGCGCGCGCCCGCTTCGTCGGGCTCGATGCCTATGTCGCGGCAGGTGGCCACGTGATGCGTGACCTCTTCGAAGCCGACGATGGTGGATGGCTTCAGGACCCGGCTGTTCTTGACCGGCTGGTCATGGAAAAACTGCACGCGGCAGCCGAGCAGGTCCGAGCCGAAGGATGGAAGTGGGTCGAAACCGATCTGTCTTTCCCCTGGGGGCATACGCGTCACCTTGTCGAGATCGACAATACGCCGGTTCCCCTCTCGGAGGAGGAAACGACACGTCTTGAAGTGCTCCGCACCGAACAGGAGGCGATCGAGGCGGAATACGCCCAGGCGGATGAACTGCCCGATGAGGTGGACAGCCGTCTCGGCGAGATCGAACAGGCGATCGAGACCCTTGAAACCCGTCCCGCAATCTTCGATCCCGGTGATGTCGTTCGCGCGGGGGCCTTCGTCAGCCTCGATAGCGACGGCACCCTCCTGATTGAACGCGGTTTCGCCCATCCGGAAGATATGGAAGATGAAAGCTCACCGGACACGCACACTTCTGCGCAGGCCGTGGAAGCCAGCGCTGCGCATGACGAAAACGACGATTATGCGACCGCCGGGGCGGAAGAGCCCGACCTGCCCGATGACGCTGAAGACGAAGAAGACGTCCGCCGCCCCATCCCGGACCGGTTGCTCTCCGAACTGACGGCATGGCGCACGCTCGCCCTTCGGGATGCGCTGGCCAGCAATCCTCACGTGGCGCTGACCGAGTTTCTCCATACACTCTGCCTGAACCTGTTTCGCGACGACCGATCGGGCGCCTGCCTCGAGGCGGGCGTTCGTTCCGTCGGCCTGCCGTTACAATCGGCTGATCTGGCGACCAGCATGCCGGCGCATGACGTCCGCGCACGGCATGAAGGATGGAAGCAGGATTTGCCGCAGGATGAGGACGCATTGTGGGTCTGGCTGGATCGTCTGGATGAAACCAGCCGCCTGGCTCTTCTGGCGCATTGTCTGTCATTCGGGGTTAATGCGCTGTTCGAGAAGACAAACCCGCATGCGGCGGTCTCGCCGCGAACCATTGAGCGGCGTCTGGCCCGAAGCGACCGGCTGGCGTCCGCCCTGCGGCTCGACCCGGTGGAAGCAGGATGGCAGCCGACAGTCGAAAATTACCTGGGACGCGTCACCAAGCCGCATATTCTCGACGCGGTGCGTGAAGCGCGGGGCGAGCAGGCGGCAGAGATGATCGCCCATCTCAAGAAGGCCGACATGGCGCGCGAGGCCGAACGGCTGCTCGAGGGGACAGGCTGGTTGCCCGAAGCTTTGCGCGCCGGTCTTCCGGATGTCTCTGTCCAGGAGGCGACTGCTGATGAAATGCCGGAAAACGTCACTCTTCCAGAGTTCCTGAGCGCCGAAATCGCTGCGGAATAA
- a CDS encoding DUF932 domain-containing protein, which yields MTTTVLPSTRSATGFRIDPSRGRVDHRVSSEWFSRPDDERYLSLADLHATTLNRAERATARTVESRAIRVEATRDNAERLTLSVPGQSAPVAPTHWSFGQLCSLVSAPSSYLRNLPAPLAAINLQHGLLSHRAELVKTLETGDGRVELRAVTGPDYGRIWDHELVGAVRKIAGNGTGDTNWKVPGVIDWATMTHNPHVDITKETTTLYASDRDVFLFLVDDTHPIEAGRLPNGEPDLFFRGFYAWNSEVGSKSLGIASFYLRGVCQNRLIWGQENLQQITIRHSKFAANRFVHQATPALRNFANASAASFISGIQESRRQVVARDEEDRERFLRRQGFSKPETAKIIETVLHEEGRPPESVFDFVQGITAFARTKSNQDTRLDLEGKARKLMERV from the coding sequence ATGACCACGACCGTTCTTCCTTCGACCCGTTCCGCCACTGGGTTCCGCATCGATCCTTCCCGTGGTCGGGTGGATCACCGTGTATCGTCCGAATGGTTTTCCCGTCCTGACGATGAACGCTATCTGTCTCTCGCCGACCTGCACGCTACGACCCTGAACCGTGCGGAACGGGCTACCGCACGCACCGTGGAGAGCCGCGCCATTCGCGTCGAGGCCACGCGCGACAATGCCGAAAGGCTGACCCTCTCGGTGCCGGGCCAGAGCGCGCCCGTTGCACCGACCCACTGGTCCTTCGGGCAGTTGTGCAGTCTGGTCAGCGCGCCATCGTCTTACCTGCGCAATCTTCCGGCTCCGCTCGCCGCCATCAACCTGCAGCACGGACTGCTGTCCCATCGGGCCGAACTGGTCAAGACACTGGAAACGGGTGATGGTCGTGTGGAACTACGCGCCGTCACCGGCCCGGATTATGGCCGCATCTGGGACCATGAACTTGTCGGCGCCGTGCGCAAAATCGCTGGAAACGGGACAGGCGACACGAATTGGAAGGTTCCGGGTGTCATCGACTGGGCGACGATGACGCATAATCCGCATGTCGATATCACGAAGGAAACCACAACACTTTACGCCTCAGACAGGGATGTTTTCCTGTTTCTTGTTGACGATACGCATCCGATTGAGGCGGGACGTCTGCCCAACGGTGAACCTGATCTGTTTTTCAGGGGATTTTACGCCTGGAACTCGGAAGTCGGCAGCAAAAGTCTCGGGATTGCCTCCTTTTACCTTCGCGGGGTGTGCCAGAATCGCCTGATCTGGGGGCAGGAAAACCTCCAGCAGATCACGATCCGGCATAGCAAGTTCGCCGCAAACCGCTTTGTCCATCAGGCGACGCCCGCACTGCGTAATTTTGCAAATGCGAGTGCTGCGTCATTCATTTCCGGGATCCAGGAATCACGCAGGCAGGTTGTCGCGCGTGACGAGGAGGATCGTGAACGGTTCCTTCGGCGTCAGGGTTTCTCGAAGCCGGAAACCGCAAAAATCATTGAAACCGTGCTGCATGAGGAAGGCCGCCCACCGGAAAGCGTGTTCGATTTCGTTCAGGGCATCACGGCGTTCGCGCGGACGAAGAGCAACCAGGACACGCGCCTCGACCTTGAAGGCAAGGCACGCAAACTCATGGAGCGCGTCTGA
- a CDS encoding nucleotidyl transferase AbiEii/AbiGii toxin family protein, protein MKSLTPDLLAEVADALDLSSAALVEKDYRVVEVLAALQDADLPQGISLVFAGGTCLARAHRLVARMSEDVDLKVAITPLPSSKSAARKILGTLKDTISKIAMDLGFPEPVISAKNENHYIRAELSYADSTGEDVELRPHLLVELTYAPAALPTVERSVRSFVSEATDAEPEIQQITCISVDETAAEKFVALTRRTAGYLEGRKTDAYDRFLIRHVYDLHCILPHLNLPRVSTLARQIMVSDAEQFKKWFPAYGADPEAGTEQALAYLMTNSECRDSFDRFQASMVYGEHFTYDTAMASVQSLYAAIKETENHVDEKNDVEPNKKRPK, encoded by the coding sequence TTGAAAAGCCTTACGCCTGATCTGCTCGCCGAAGTTGCCGATGCGCTTGACCTGTCATCCGCAGCTCTCGTGGAAAAGGACTATCGCGTTGTAGAGGTGCTGGCAGCACTTCAGGATGCGGACCTCCCTCAAGGGATAAGTCTGGTTTTTGCTGGCGGCACATGCCTAGCTCGCGCCCATCGACTGGTTGCCCGGATGTCCGAAGACGTGGATTTGAAGGTCGCCATAACGCCGCTGCCGTCGAGCAAGAGTGCGGCTCGGAAGATTCTGGGCACGCTGAAGGACACCATCAGTAAAATCGCGATGGACCTCGGTTTTCCCGAACCCGTCATTTCCGCCAAAAACGAAAACCACTATATCCGTGCCGAACTGAGCTATGCGGACAGTACGGGCGAAGATGTCGAACTGCGCCCGCACCTTCTCGTCGAACTGACATATGCGCCTGCGGCTCTCCCGACCGTCGAAAGATCGGTACGGTCTTTCGTAAGCGAGGCGACGGATGCCGAACCGGAAATACAGCAGATCACCTGCATTTCCGTGGACGAGACCGCAGCCGAAAAATTCGTGGCCCTGACCCGTCGGACAGCAGGTTATCTGGAAGGACGGAAAACAGACGCTTATGACCGCTTCCTCATCAGGCACGTCTACGACCTGCATTGCATCCTGCCCCATCTCAATCTGCCTCGTGTCTCGACACTTGCCAGACAGATCATGGTCAGTGACGCAGAGCAGTTTAAGAAGTGGTTCCCTGCGTATGGCGCAGACCCAGAGGCAGGCACCGAACAGGCGTTAGCTTATCTTATGACGAATTCAGAATGTCGTGATTCCTTCGATCGGTTTCAGGCATCCATGGTTTACGGCGAACATTTCACCTACGACACGGCAATGGCGTCAGTACAGAGCCTGTATGCCGCCATTAAAGAAACCGAAAATCATGTAGATGAAAAGAACGATGTCGAACCAAATAAAAAACGACCGAAATAA
- a CDS encoding DUF7146 domain-containing protein — protein MADHDARDLSRRLSEQAEAVCRQYLSAGRRHGNYWLVGDVRNTPGRSLYVRLHGPSEGRGAAGRWTDAGTGEFGDLLDLIRETLGLLDFRDVADEARNFLALPHPEADRAEERLRTAPLQRHETGGTSTDAARRLWDASRSLSGIADAYLRSRDLTNRSGLAALRFHPDCYYRADADSPTETWPALIAAVTDLKGRVTGVHRTWLARGGKGKAPVVVPRRAMGDLLGHAVRFGAVSDVLAAGEGIETVLSLHEVMPDLPLTACLSSAHLAATAFPPTLRRLYVLRDDDPAGDHAVTTLQARTQEAGIECLVLSPRLADFNDDLRYLGRGAMRAILHPQLAPQDVARFLHPVAH, from the coding sequence ATGGCGGATCATGATGCGCGGGATCTTTCACGTCGCCTCTCCGAACAGGCGGAGGCGGTGTGCCGTCAATACCTCTCTGCCGGACGGCGGCATGGCAATTACTGGCTGGTCGGCGACGTGCGCAATACACCGGGACGGTCGCTCTATGTGCGCCTGCATGGTCCCTCGGAAGGGCGGGGCGCGGCTGGTCGCTGGACCGATGCCGGCACGGGTGAATTCGGCGATCTGCTCGATCTGATCCGTGAGACTCTGGGTTTGCTTGATTTCCGTGACGTCGCTGACGAGGCACGCAACTTTCTGGCGTTACCGCATCCTGAAGCAGACCGTGCGGAGGAACGTCTGCGGACCGCTCCATTGCAGCGCCACGAGACGGGTGGCACCAGCACGGACGCTGCGCGCCGTCTGTGGGATGCCAGCCGATCTCTGTCGGGCATTGCAGACGCCTATCTGCGAAGCCGCGATCTGACCAATCGCTCAGGATTGGCCGCGCTGCGTTTCCATCCTGACTGCTACTACCGCGCCGATGCCGACAGTCCGACCGAGACATGGCCCGCGCTGATCGCCGCCGTGACCGACCTCAAAGGTCGCGTTACCGGAGTCCATCGCACCTGGTTGGCGCGGGGCGGAAAGGGCAAGGCGCCGGTCGTCGTCCCCCGTCGTGCGATGGGTGACCTGCTCGGTCATGCCGTGCGCTTTGGCGCGGTGTCCGACGTTCTGGCCGCAGGCGAGGGGATCGAGACGGTGCTCTCGCTCCATGAGGTCATGCCCGATCTGCCACTGACCGCCTGCCTTTCCTCGGCGCATCTCGCCGCCACAGCGTTTCCGCCTACGCTGCGCCGCCTCTACGTGCTGCGCGATGACGACCCGGCCGGAGACCATGCGGTGACGACCCTGCAGGCCCGGACACAGGAGGCCGGGATCGAGTGCCTCGTGCTGTCACCGCGTCTGGCAGATTTCAACGATGATCTCCGCTATCTCGGGCGTGGGGCGATGCGGGCGATCCTGCATCCCCAGCTTGCCCCGCAGGACGTGGCGCGGTTTCTGCATCCCGTCGCGCACTGA
- a CDS encoding DUF6915 family protein, whose product MAHSYHHALSSVRQWGGTVEDFLPLHNFFDESKLISADFRHRALRHHAEGIFLAERLFGVTLTLSTGRSVPVRLIGEQHMREDFGFIPSFVDWLKEIRPQPWMGRAQPLHRTMEGADREK is encoded by the coding sequence ATGGCGCATAGCTACCATCATGCTCTTTCGTCTGTCCGCCAATGGGGCGGGACGGTGGAGGATTTCCTGCCGCTCCACAATTTTTTCGATGAATCGAAGCTTATTTCCGCAGACTTCCGTCATCGTGCGCTCCGACATCATGCTGAGGGCATTTTCCTCGCCGAAAGGCTGTTTGGCGTGACCCTGACGCTCTCGACAGGGCGGTCCGTACCGGTGCGTCTGATCGGCGAACAGCATATGCGCGAAGACTTCGGATTTATCCCGAGCTTCGTCGACTGGCTGAAGGAAATTCGACCCCAGCCCTGGATGGGGCGGGCGCAACCTCTTCACCGGACAATGGAAGGCGCGGATCGAGAAAAATAG
- a CDS encoding DUF6088 family protein yields MTQLRRTRTLKERLKTRIRRARGDVFVPRDFADLGEYNSVKRALRQLIVEGEIARLGYGVYARVKTNGLTGRPMLAVRGGFDGAVRQTLSKLKVDWRESDTVRQYNNGRTTQVQANPVFEVQSRFNRKLRYRNLEARFEKPYA; encoded by the coding sequence ATGACCCAGCTACGTCGCACCAGAACGCTGAAAGAGCGGCTGAAGACACGCATTCGCCGCGCGCGCGGCGACGTCTTCGTGCCGCGTGACTTCGCCGATCTCGGCGAATATAACAGTGTCAAAAGAGCCCTTCGACAGCTCATTGTCGAAGGCGAGATCGCGCGTCTGGGCTACGGGGTCTATGCCCGCGTAAAAACGAACGGCCTGACTGGTCGGCCGATGCTTGCCGTCCGCGGCGGCTTCGATGGAGCCGTGCGTCAGACTCTCAGCAAACTGAAGGTCGACTGGCGGGAGTCCGATACGGTCCGACAATACAATAACGGGCGCACGACACAGGTTCAGGCCAATCCGGTCTTCGAAGTCCAGAGCCGGTTCAACCGGAAGCTGCGCTATCGAAATCTTGAGGCGCGGTTTGAAAAGCCTTACGCCTGA
- a CDS encoding HU family DNA-binding protein, which translates to MRMKISELVDQIAETTDASKTDTRKVLDALVEAMTAAAKKGEEISLPDFGKFKVKDVPAREGRNPATGDKIQIAASRKLSFTPAKALKDALNG; encoded by the coding sequence TTGCGCATGAAGATTTCAGAACTGGTCGACCAGATCGCCGAGACGACCGACGCCAGCAAGACCGATACCCGCAAGGTGCTCGACGCCCTCGTGGAAGCGATGACCGCTGCCGCCAAAAAGGGCGAGGAGATCTCGCTGCCCGATTTTGGCAAGTTCAAGGTGAAGGACGTGCCGGCCCGCGAGGGACGCAATCCGGCGACCGGCGACAAGATCCAGATCGCGGCGTCGCGCAAGCTGTCGTTCACACCTGCCAAAGCCCTGAAAGACGCGCTGAACGGCTGA
- a CDS encoding strawberry notch-like NTP hydrolase domain-containing protein: MSLTEPLRGDCGGFKPHAVPVGWGGEGEGCFGPGGSGAGERRAGTVPPSLPETTVMDCPVTPTPDLRGFAAAGLLLSHLERGETLDASRLRHAMETAFNAADATGAWDWKMAYDAAEAASVLFLRRYGPALMTSASDDVDLLARITRLASLLPSQTRRSDDSQTWQQFSTPLPLAFCLARAADIGRGEHVLEPSAGTGLLAVFAELAGAALTLNEYAPGRSDLLTALFPAARLFRHDAAQIHDYLPESAQPDVVIMNPPFSATVHVAGRAPDTTFRHIASALDRLKTGGRLVALTGASFCPDNPRWTDGFTTLQAKARLVFSAGVAGHLYRQHGTAVETRVLVFDRIPASEPSHFVAARGTATDFPTLLGWITGDLPSRQPQAHQSSAVSRSAALSSPRTVRGYLGRKAAVASRQRTVSEMQGAFLSYEILPPDGDGTATTRLSDALYEDYRLQTIAIPGARPHPTKLVQSAAMASVRPPGPSHKPTLPDAVIRDGLLSDAQLESVIYAGEAHDRYLAGRWKADQTWDVLARVGEDDPDGVRFRRGWFLGDGTGTGKGRQVAGIILDNWLNGRRRAVWVSKSDKLLEDAQRDWSALGMERLLVTPQSRFPQGNAIRLTEGILFTTYATLRTEERGAKASRVQQIVEWLGADFDGVIIFDEAHSMQNAAGGKGERGDQEASLQGRAGLRLQHVLPDARVVYVSATGATSVHNLAYAQRLGLWGGEDFPFVTRADFIAAIEAGGVAAMEVLARDLKAMGLYAARSLSYDGVEYELVEHQLTPEQIRIYDAFARAFMVIHNNLDAAMQAANITGTDGTLNRQAKAAARSAFESTKQRFFNHLITAMKTVTLIRSIERDLAEGHSAVIQLVSTGEALTERRLAEISPEDWNDLRIDVTPREYVLGYLEHSFPVQLYEPYSDGSDHVYSRPVFHDGKPVLSRETVARRDAMIEQLAALPALPGALDQIIQHFGTDSVAEVTGRSRRVVRKGDRLAVESRPAAASLIETQAFMDDAKRILVFSDAGGTGRSYHAELSAANRRLRVHYLLEPGWKADAAIQGLGRTNRTNQAQPPLFRPIATDVKAEKRFLSTIARARAWPARARGVGHECRGDWQSVAVRAGRARCTAGRWNGPPAGRTDAGAAGPGYGAHAYRTDRFYRRDAGTVAGLWPVFGNHLVVITVFRAGR; the protein is encoded by the coding sequence GTGAGCCTCACAGAACCGTTACGGGGAGATTGTGGCGGCTTCAAGCCCCATGCTGTCCCCGTTGGATGGGGCGGGGAGGGAGAGGGCTGTTTTGGGCCGGGTGGTTCCGGCGCGGGAGAGAGGCGTGCCGGGACCGTTCCTCCTTCCCTCCCGGAGACCACCGTTATGGATTGCCCTGTCACACCAACTCCCGACCTGCGGGGTTTTGCCGCCGCGGGGTTGCTTTTGTCCCACCTCGAACGCGGGGAGACGCTCGACGCCAGCCGACTGCGTCACGCCATGGAAACCGCCTTCAACGCGGCTGATGCAACGGGCGCATGGGACTGGAAGATGGCCTATGACGCCGCCGAGGCCGCGTCCGTCCTGTTTCTGCGCCGCTACGGACCGGCCCTTATGACCAGCGCATCCGACGACGTGGATCTGCTGGCCCGTATCACGCGTCTGGCGTCCCTTCTCCCCTCGCAGACGCGCCGCTCGGACGACAGCCAGACCTGGCAACAGTTCTCGACGCCGTTGCCGCTGGCTTTCTGCCTTGCTCGTGCGGCAGATATCGGGCGCGGCGAGCATGTGCTGGAGCCCTCCGCAGGAACCGGTCTTCTGGCCGTCTTCGCCGAACTGGCGGGTGCGGCCCTGACCCTCAATGAATACGCACCGGGCCGTTCCGACCTGCTGACCGCGCTGTTTCCGGCAGCCCGCCTGTTCCGGCATGACGCCGCCCAGATCCACGATTATCTGCCCGAGAGCGCTCAGCCGGATGTCGTCATCATGAACCCGCCCTTTTCTGCGACGGTCCATGTGGCGGGGCGGGCGCCTGACACGACGTTCCGGCATATCGCCTCCGCACTCGACCGACTGAAGACCGGTGGGCGGCTTGTCGCCCTGACCGGTGCGTCCTTCTGCCCCGACAACCCGCGATGGACCGATGGCTTCACCACTCTGCAGGCCAAGGCACGTCTGGTGTTTTCGGCCGGCGTGGCAGGGCATCTGTACCGGCAACATGGAACGGCTGTCGAAACGCGGGTCCTGGTGTTCGACCGCATACCCGCTTCCGAACCCTCGCATTTTGTCGCGGCCCGTGGCACGGCTACCGATTTTCCGACGCTGCTGGGCTGGATCACCGGTGATCTGCCGTCCCGTCAGCCACAGGCGCACCAGTCGTCGGCAGTGTCACGCTCTGCTGCTCTCTCCTCGCCTCGCACCGTGCGGGGCTATCTCGGGCGCAAGGCAGCCGTCGCATCCCGCCAAAGGACGGTCTCGGAGATGCAGGGTGCGTTCCTGTCCTACGAGATCCTGCCGCCGGACGGAGACGGAACCGCGACGACACGTCTGTCTGACGCGCTCTATGAGGATTATCGCCTCCAGACCATCGCAATTCCCGGTGCGCGGCCACACCCCACCAAACTGGTCCAGTCAGCCGCCATGGCCTCGGTGCGCCCGCCCGGGCCTTCCCACAAGCCAACCCTCCCTGATGCCGTCATCCGTGACGGCCTGCTCTCTGACGCACAGCTGGAATCCGTCATCTATGCCGGCGAGGCCCATGATCGCTATCTGGCAGGTCGATGGAAAGCCGATCAGACATGGGATGTTCTCGCTCGTGTCGGTGAGGATGACCCCGACGGCGTCCGCTTCCGTCGTGGCTGGTTTCTCGGCGACGGCACCGGCACCGGAAAGGGCCGCCAGGTCGCGGGTATCATTCTCGACAACTGGCTCAACGGCCGCAGGCGCGCTGTCTGGGTGTCGAAATCCGACAAGCTTCTCGAAGACGCGCAGCGCGACTGGTCGGCGCTGGGGATGGAGCGGCTGCTGGTCACGCCCCAGTCCCGCTTTCCGCAGGGTAACGCCATCCGTCTGACCGAGGGCATTCTGTTCACGACCTATGCCACACTCCGCACGGAAGAACGCGGCGCGAAAGCCTCCCGCGTCCAGCAGATCGTCGAGTGGCTGGGCGCTGATTTCGACGGGGTCATCATCTTCGATGAAGCGCATTCCATGCAGAACGCCGCCGGCGGTAAAGGAGAGCGGGGCGATCAGGAAGCTTCCTTGCAGGGCCGTGCGGGGCTGCGTCTGCAACATGTCCTGCCGGACGCGCGGGTGGTCTATGTCTCCGCCACGGGTGCTACGTCGGTCCACAATCTGGCCTATGCCCAGCGTCTGGGCCTCTGGGGCGGAGAGGATTTTCCCTTTGTGACGCGGGCCGATTTCATCGCCGCCATCGAGGCGGGCGGTGTGGCGGCCATGGAGGTGCTGGCGCGCGATCTCAAGGCCATGGGCCTCTATGCCGCCCGCTCGCTCTCATACGACGGCGTGGAATATGAACTGGTCGAGCATCAGCTCACGCCGGAGCAGATCCGCATTTATGATGCTTTCGCACGTGCGTTCATGGTCATTCATAACAATCTCGACGCCGCCATGCAGGCCGCCAATATTACCGGCACGGACGGTACGCTGAATCGTCAGGCCAAGGCGGCAGCACGGTCTGCCTTCGAAAGCACCAAGCAGCGCTTTTTCAACCATCTGATCACGGCCATGAAGACCGTGACCCTGATCCGCTCGATCGAGCGCGATCTGGCCGAAGGCCACTCCGCCGTCATCCAGCTTGTCTCCACAGGCGAAGCGCTGACCGAACGCAGGCTGGCGGAGATCTCGCCGGAAGACTGGAATGATCTGCGGATCGACGTGACCCCGCGGGAGTATGTCCTTGGGTATCTGGAACATTCCTTCCCGGTTCAGCTTTATGAGCCCTATAGCGATGGGTCTGACCATGTGTATTCGCGGCCAGTGTTTCATGACGGCAAGCCTGTCCTGAGCCGCGAGACCGTGGCCCGGCGTGATGCGATGATCGAACAGCTTGCCGCACTCCCGGCACTGCCCGGCGCACTCGACCAGATCATCCAGCATTTTGGCACGGACTCTGTCGCCGAGGTGACTGGCCGCTCGCGCCGCGTGGTGCGCAAGGGGGACCGGCTTGCCGTGGAAAGCAGGCCAGCAGCGGCCAGCCTGATCGAGACACAGGCATTCATGGATGATGCCAAGCGCATTCTGGTCTTCTCGGATGCAGGAGGTACTGGCCGGTCCTATCATGCCGAACTTTCGGCTGCGAACCGCCGTCTGCGCGTACACTATCTGCTGGAGCCCGGCTGGAAGGCCGATGCTGCCATTCAGGGCCTGGGGCGTACCAACCGGACCAACCAGGCGCAGCCGCCCCTGTTCCGACCGATCGCCACGGACGTGAAGGCGGAAAAGCGTTTTCTTTCCACCATTGCCCGAGCGCGTGCTTGGCCGGCGCGTGCCCGTGGCGTGGGCCACGAGTGCCGGGGCGACTGGCAGTCTGTCGCTGTCCGGGCAGGACGCGCGCGCTGCACTGCTGGACGGTGGAACGGTCCTCCAGCTGGCCGAACGGATGCAGGTGCGGCGGGTCCGGGTTATGGGGCGCATGCGTATCGAACTGACCGGTTTTACCGAAGGGATGCGGGAACGGTTGCGGGCCTATGGCCTGTTTTCGGAAATCATCTCGTGGTCATTACGGTTTTTCGTGCCGGTCGATGA